The Bdellovibrio bacteriovorus genome includes a region encoding these proteins:
- a CDS encoding outer membrane beta-barrel domain-containing protein, with protein sequence MLNRNLTKVFLLLALTAPGAVHAQSSEGDELDVIELEIDRSAPKQNSISNSAPSYSETSPRDNTLSDFSGLGSLSPFQEVSVIQKRFLPKTGRFQLFGGLTTVTNDPFFLTFGGVAKASYFLNESWGVELNYFGLTSSDRTSTEELRDIQGVSTENLVYPKSYFGVDVMYIPIYGKMTWFNEKIVPFDLYISAGYGTTNTQAGENAGTIHLATGQIFALSKAYAIRWDFSWNFFNATGIDGSTNSFNNLFLTVGVSWFFPEASYR encoded by the coding sequence ATGTTGAATAGGAATTTGACGAAAGTGTTTTTACTCCTCGCTCTGACTGCGCCCGGTGCTGTGCACGCGCAATCTTCAGAGGGTGACGAGTTGGATGTGATTGAGTTAGAAATCGATAGATCTGCGCCAAAGCAAAATTCGATTTCAAACTCGGCACCAAGTTATTCAGAGACTTCTCCTCGCGACAATACGCTGAGTGATTTTTCTGGTTTGGGATCGCTTTCTCCATTTCAAGAAGTTTCCGTAATTCAGAAGCGCTTTCTTCCGAAAACGGGCCGTTTTCAGCTCTTTGGTGGATTGACGACGGTGACAAATGATCCGTTCTTCCTGACGTTCGGTGGTGTGGCGAAAGCCAGTTACTTCTTGAACGAATCCTGGGGTGTTGAGCTGAACTATTTCGGTTTGACCAGTTCGGATCGCACATCGACTGAAGAGTTGCGTGATATCCAAGGCGTTTCGACAGAAAACCTGGTTTATCCGAAGTCTTATTTTGGCGTGGACGTGATGTACATCCCGATTTACGGAAAAATGACTTGGTTCAACGAAAAGATCGTTCCTTTCGATCTTTATATCTCTGCAGGGTATGGGACGACAAATACTCAAGCCGGTGAAAATGCAGGAACTATTCACTTGGCGACAGGACAGATTTTTGCCCTTAGCAAAGCGTATGCTATTCGCTGGGATTTCAGCTGGAACTTCTTTAACGCAACCGGCATCGACGGTTCGACAAATTCATTTAACAACCTCTTCCTCACTGTGGGCGTGAGTTGGTTCTTTCCGGAGGCTAGTTACCGATGA
- a CDS encoding tetratricopeptide repeat protein yields MKKLLLLLIASSLVVPLASSAQRKTKPRARSTAPLYNSNTREATLKNQLSNALRMAQGGQYEAAANNLFTLSRRSELAAERPQIKYILGTMLMELKLNQTAAFQFVDVIRTKHPKYSKLAIEKLSIVADTLGDDTILNYAISRVDLNDFPSNLRDMINYRLGEIKLRNREFRQSAELFGKVSFGSSYYFQALYNKGLAELEENQPSLAIGTFNKMLDARRKAPVTDTNKVAAQMGLARALYQKQDWEASIEAYAQVPRDTLMWHDAVFEQSWAMLRAARFRSALSNFQTLHSAYYEDFYMPESLLLRAIVYLYICKYDEMEKVLSLFEKTYGPVRAKIGDFLKSTNEASAFYAEIEKAHYMKTTDKSSNLRLPYIVLRNVLDQGDVKRSMHYLDKLNQEKARVESNPAFRASPLGQYALKILANRGKNTKFAVGDMVKAHLLNMRVELRDLYEQAGFIRYEMITGRKESIKKKISGKDIEQIDENIDRQFYIQNGYEYYPFQGEYWLDEVGNYHYLGKQSCE; encoded by the coding sequence ATGAAGAAATTATTACTACTCCTGATCGCTTCAAGCTTGGTTGTGCCTTTGGCAAGTTCAGCGCAAAGAAAAACGAAACCGCGCGCTCGTTCGACGGCGCCGTTATACAATTCCAATACGCGTGAAGCGACTTTGAAGAATCAATTAAGCAACGCTTTGCGCATGGCTCAAGGCGGGCAGTATGAAGCGGCGGCGAACAATTTGTTCACTTTAAGCCGTCGTTCTGAATTGGCCGCGGAACGTCCGCAAATCAAATACATTTTGGGAACGATGTTGATGGAGCTTAAACTCAATCAAACAGCGGCTTTCCAGTTTGTGGATGTTATTCGTACAAAGCATCCTAAATATTCGAAGCTGGCGATCGAAAAACTTTCGATCGTGGCCGATACTTTGGGTGATGACACGATTTTGAACTACGCGATTTCTCGCGTGGATTTAAACGACTTCCCAAGTAACTTGCGCGATATGATCAATTATCGCTTGGGTGAAATTAAACTTCGCAATCGTGAGTTCCGTCAATCCGCAGAGCTTTTTGGTAAAGTCAGCTTTGGAAGCAGTTATTACTTCCAGGCTCTTTATAACAAGGGCCTCGCAGAGCTTGAAGAAAATCAACCTTCTTTGGCGATTGGAACTTTCAATAAAATGTTAGACGCTCGCAGAAAAGCTCCCGTGACGGACACTAATAAAGTGGCGGCACAAATGGGTTTAGCGCGCGCGCTTTATCAAAAACAAGATTGGGAAGCTTCCATCGAAGCCTATGCCCAAGTTCCGCGCGACACATTGATGTGGCATGATGCGGTTTTTGAACAAAGCTGGGCCATGCTTCGTGCCGCTCGCTTCCGTTCTGCTTTGAGTAATTTCCAAACTCTCCATTCGGCATATTACGAAGACTTTTATATGCCGGAGAGTTTACTTCTTCGTGCCATCGTCTATCTTTACATCTGTAAATATGACGAAATGGAAAAGGTCCTAAGCCTGTTTGAAAAAACTTATGGGCCGGTTCGTGCGAAGATCGGGGACTTCTTGAAATCCACAAATGAGGCGAGCGCCTTCTATGCGGAAATCGAAAAAGCTCACTACATGAAAACAACGGATAAGAGCTCCAACCTTCGCCTTCCGTACATCGTTCTTCGCAATGTCTTAGATCAAGGGGATGTGAAGCGTTCAATGCATTATCTTGATAAATTAAATCAAGAAAAAGCACGTGTGGAGTCAAACCCGGCATTCCGTGCTTCTCCGTTAGGTCAATACGCTTTGAAGATTCTTGCCAACCGCGGAAAAAATACGAAGTTCGCGGTGGGCGATATGGTGAAAGCGCACTTGTTAAATATGCGCGTGGAACTGCGTGATCTTTATGAACAAGCCGGATTCATTCGCTATGAAATGATCACGGGCCGTAAAGAAAGCATTAAAAAGAAAATTTCTGGAAAAGATATCGAGCAGATCGACGAAAACATCGACCGTCAGTTCTATATCCAGAATGGATATGAATATTATCCGTTCCAAGGCGAGTACTGGCTCGATGAAGTTGGAAACTACCACTATCTTGGAAAACAAAGCTGCGAGTAA